Part of the Herpetosiphonaceae bacterium genome is shown below.
TGTTGGCGTCAAGGCGACGTGCGCCGCACATGGGCAAGCGCGTGTGAGACGGGACGATGCTCGCTCCGTCTTGCTTTCTGCGCTTCATCCGTGGTATAGCATCCTTGGGCACGGTTATGTGATGGCCTGGGCCGGATGGTTGTTTCGTGCGGCCTTAGGCCGGTTTGTCAAACGCGGGGTTCCAGACAACTTCCCACAGATGCCCGTCGAGATCCTGGAAATAGCCCGCATAACCACCCCAAAACGTATCGTGCGCCGCTTTCACGATACCAGCACCGGCATTTCTCGCTTGCTCCATCACAGCATCAACGTCTTCACGTGAGGCCACGTTGTGTCCCAGCGTCAGCTCGGTCGGACTGGAGATACCCATCGGCAGGCCGGAGTCGTAGGCAATGCTCGTTCGCGGCCAGAGCGCCAGCTTCACCCCCGCCTGGAGGT
Proteins encoded:
- a CDS encoding VOC family protein codes for the protein MQPRITVITLGVDDLERALRFYRDGLGLPTEGIIGAEFEHGAVAFFNLQAGVKLALWPRTSIAYDSGLPMGISSPTELTLGHNVASREDVDAVMEQARNAGAGIVKAAHDTFWGGYAGYFQDLDGHLWEVVWNPAFDKPA